The proteins below are encoded in one region of Gemmatimonas sp.:
- a CDS encoding amidohydrolase gives MPAFSRSRSHAARAAVALLAALAACSSSARDASVAPEADLVLLNGRVYTLTWPEPGRDGRPNAAAPFDSATGWRHDATAVAVQEGRIIYVGSDSGARAIAAASAQVVDLGGQTLLPGLVDAHTHVAELGQSLDRVNLTGVATEEEAVARIASRAAVTPKGEWILGYGWDEGAWANRYPDKRLLSARVPDHPVILRSLHGFASWANERALTLAGITRETPSPAGGEIRRDGQGNPTGLVLNRAVPLLDDAVPLPTPSQRDAQLLRALRVMAEAGYTGVHEAGVAPDVMDSFERLASRDSLPLRVYAMLSARDSALIRRWIARGPFSAPHGMLVVRAVKAYYDGALGSRGAQMLADYADRPGHRGVSGGAYGFDQRLVADAMTAGFQVGIHAIGDAGNRATLNFIDSVQRAAPAARNQRHRVEHAQVIAPADIARFASMGVVASVQPPHAVEDKGWAETRVGAERMAGAYAWRTLREAGAPLVFSSDLPGSDWSPFYGLHSAMTREDTSGAPPGGWYPAQRMTAEEAVRGYTAWGAFAGFDERDGGTIAVGKRADFTVMTVDPFRAAPRALLRGNVVLTVSRGRVTYRR, from the coding sequence ATGCCCGCCTTCTCCCGCTCCCGTAGCCATGCGGCGCGCGCCGCCGTGGCGCTCCTCGCGGCTCTCGCCGCCTGTTCGTCGTCCGCACGTGACGCGTCCGTCGCACCTGAGGCCGATCTGGTGCTGCTCAATGGCCGCGTGTACACGCTGACGTGGCCGGAGCCCGGCCGCGACGGACGTCCCAACGCCGCTGCGCCCTTCGACTCCGCCACGGGGTGGCGACACGACGCCACGGCGGTGGCCGTGCAGGAGGGACGCATCATCTATGTCGGAAGCGACTCCGGCGCCCGCGCCATCGCAGCGGCGAGCGCGCAGGTCGTGGATCTGGGCGGCCAGACGCTGCTGCCGGGCCTCGTTGATGCGCACACGCACGTGGCCGAATTGGGACAGTCGCTGGACCGGGTGAACCTCACCGGCGTGGCGACGGAGGAGGAGGCGGTAGCACGCATTGCGTCGCGTGCTGCCGTCACCCCCAAGGGGGAGTGGATCCTGGGGTACGGGTGGGACGAAGGAGCATGGGCGAATCGCTATCCCGACAAGCGGTTGCTCTCCGCGCGGGTCCCCGATCACCCGGTCATCCTGCGCAGCCTGCACGGCTTTGCCTCGTGGGCCAACGAACGCGCGCTCACGCTCGCCGGCATCACGCGCGAAACGCCATCGCCCGCCGGCGGGGAGATTCGCCGTGACGGCCAAGGCAACCCCACGGGACTGGTGCTCAATCGCGCGGTGCCGTTGCTCGACGATGCGGTGCCGCTCCCAACACCGTCGCAGCGGGATGCGCAGCTCCTGCGTGCGCTGCGCGTGATGGCCGAAGCGGGCTACACCGGTGTGCACGAGGCCGGCGTGGCGCCCGACGTCATGGACAGCTTCGAACGCCTGGCGAGCCGCGACTCGCTACCGTTGCGTGTGTACGCCATGCTCAGTGCCCGCGATTCGGCGCTGATTCGCCGGTGGATTGCCCGCGGCCCCTTCAGCGCCCCCCATGGCATGCTGGTCGTGCGTGCGGTCAAGGCGTACTACGATGGCGCCCTTGGCTCCCGGGGTGCGCAGATGCTGGCCGACTACGCGGATCGCCCGGGGCATCGGGGCGTGAGTGGGGGCGCCTACGGCTTCGATCAACGCCTCGTGGCCGATGCCATGACGGCCGGATTTCAGGTGGGCATTCATGCCATCGGCGACGCGGGCAATCGCGCCACGCTCAACTTCATCGACTCCGTGCAGCGTGCGGCGCCCGCCGCGCGCAACCAGCGCCATCGCGTAGAGCATGCGCAGGTCATTGCCCCCGCCGACATCGCGCGCTTCGCGAGCATGGGCGTGGTGGCGTCGGTGCAGCCCCCGCATGCCGTGGAAGACAAGGGGTGGGCAGAGACGCGTGTCGGGGCCGAGCGTATGGCCGGCGCCTACGCATGGCGTACGCTGCGCGAAGCCGGGGCCCCACTCGTCTTCTCGTCGGACCTTCCCGGCTCAGACTGGAGCCCGTTCTACGGCCTGCATTCCGCCATGACCCGTGAGGATACCAGCGGCGCGCCGCCGGGCGGGTGGTACCCCGCGCAACGCATGACCGCCGAAGAGGCCGTGCGCGGGTACACGGCGTGGGGGGCCTTTGCCGGATTCGACGAACGCGACGGCGGCACGATTGCCGTGGGCAAGCGGGCGGATTTCACGGTCATGACGGTCGATCCGTTTCGCGCCGCGCCGCGTGCGTTGCTGCGCGGGAACGTCGTGCTGACCGTGTCGCGAGGACGGGTGACGTACCGGCGGTGA
- a CDS encoding MATE family efflux transporter: protein MVSAHPAPSTPERTDTGEQAERTSLWRDIRDAVRGAEHDYTQGAIGRAIFLLAVPMVLEMSMESVFAVVDAFFVGRLGPAAVATIGLTESLMVVIYTVAMGLSIGVTATVARRIGEKDTDGAARAAVQGLLLGLLLSVILGVAGAVFAHDLLALMGADAEVLRMGTGFTRVSLACNSAVFLLFLINAAFRGAGDAAVAMRVLMLGNAINIVLDPLLIFGVGPFPALGIDGAAWATVIGRTVGFLWALWHLSTGEGNLHVHRRHVRVEPGTMLHIATLSGWGTVQVALSSMSWIALVRITSGFGATAVAGYTIAIRILLFALMPAYGVGAAAATMVGQALGADNPARAEQAVWVAARINMVVLGLTGVLFWFTAPTLVGWFSDVSAVRDVGVTGLQIMSLGFPLYALGMVLEQSFNGAGDTRTPSWMNFVVFWVLQLPLAWYMSQHTALAWRGVYIAVVGAYTALAVISAVFFRRGGWKAKQV, encoded by the coding sequence GCCGTGCGTGGTGCCGAACACGACTATACGCAGGGGGCCATTGGGCGAGCGATCTTTCTGCTGGCCGTCCCCATGGTGCTGGAAATGTCCATGGAGAGCGTCTTCGCGGTAGTCGACGCGTTCTTCGTGGGGCGGCTCGGGCCGGCCGCGGTGGCCACGATCGGCCTGACCGAGTCGCTCATGGTGGTCATCTACACGGTGGCCATGGGACTCAGCATCGGGGTCACCGCGACGGTGGCCCGGCGCATTGGCGAGAAGGACACCGACGGCGCCGCGCGCGCCGCGGTACAGGGATTGCTGCTCGGCCTGCTCCTCTCGGTGATCCTGGGAGTGGCCGGCGCGGTGTTTGCGCATGATCTGCTGGCGCTGATGGGCGCCGATGCCGAGGTCCTGCGCATGGGGACGGGCTTTACGCGGGTCTCGCTCGCCTGCAACAGCGCGGTGTTCCTGCTGTTTCTCATCAACGCGGCGTTTCGTGGTGCCGGCGACGCGGCCGTGGCCATGCGCGTGCTCATGTTGGGCAACGCGATCAACATCGTACTCGACCCGTTGCTCATCTTCGGGGTGGGACCGTTCCCGGCGTTGGGCATCGACGGTGCCGCCTGGGCTACCGTCATCGGCCGCACCGTCGGATTCCTCTGGGCGCTCTGGCACCTCAGCACCGGCGAAGGGAACCTGCATGTGCACCGTCGGCACGTGCGCGTGGAGCCCGGCACCATGCTGCACATTGCCACGCTCTCCGGGTGGGGGACAGTGCAGGTGGCACTCAGCTCCATGAGCTGGATCGCACTCGTGCGCATCACGTCGGGATTCGGTGCCACGGCGGTCGCCGGCTACACCATTGCCATTCGCATCCTGCTCTTTGCCCTGATGCCAGCCTATGGGGTGGGCGCCGCCGCGGCGACGATGGTGGGTCAGGCGCTTGGCGCAGACAATCCCGCACGCGCCGAACAGGCGGTGTGGGTGGCCGCACGCATCAACATGGTGGTGCTGGGACTCACCGGGGTGCTGTTCTGGTTCACCGCCCCCACTCTCGTGGGATGGTTCAGTGATGTCTCCGCCGTGCGTGACGTGGGGGTGACGGGGCTGCAGATCATGTCACTCGGCTTCCCGCTGTACGCCTTGGGGATGGTGCTCGAGCAGAGCTTCAACGGCGCGGGCGATACTCGCACACCCAGCTGGATGAACTTCGTGGTGTTCTGGGTGCTGCAGCTGCCGCTGGCCTGGTACATGTCGCAGCACACCGCACTCGCCTGGCGCGGCGTCTACATCGCGGTCGTGGGCGCGTATACGGCGCTGGCGGTGATCAGTGCGGTCTTTTTCCGACGAGGAGGGTGGAAAGCCAAGCAGGTGTAG
- a CDS encoding SRPBCC domain-containing protein, with amino-acid sequence MSTLEPITVSVELSCDPATAFAAFTEPASVMAWNFASPDWHCPHATNDVRIGGTFSYRMEARDGSMGFDFEGTFLDVQPGALLRFALGPERVVTVQFIPLAGGTEVRETFTPEHEHPLEMQRDGWQAILDNYRAHAESRAR; translated from the coding sequence ATGAGCACCCTTGAGCCCATCACGGTATCTGTCGAGCTGTCCTGCGACCCGGCAACGGCCTTTGCGGCCTTCACCGAGCCGGCGTCGGTGATGGCGTGGAACTTCGCGTCGCCGGATTGGCACTGCCCCCATGCCACGAACGATGTGCGCATCGGGGGTACCTTCTCCTATCGCATGGAGGCGCGCGACGGCTCGATGGGATTCGATTTCGAGGGCACCTTCCTCGATGTGCAGCCCGGTGCATTGCTGCGCTTCGCGTTGGGCCCCGAGCGCGTGGTCACGGTGCAGTTCATTCCGCTGGCCGGTGGCACTGAGGTGCGGGAGACCTTCACGCCCGAACACGAGCATCCGCTCGAGATGCAGCGCGATGGCTGGCAAGCCATTCTCGACAACTATCGCGCGCACGCCGAATCGCGCGCGCGATAA
- a CDS encoding alkaline phosphatase family protein: MISTKNLRSVASIALRYMAAVGALVGAVTPGATALRAQSAPSDHVVLISIDGLRPEFYRDAAAFGAPTIQQMARDGAHALGVRGVFPSVTYPSHTTLFTGATPLRHGIYYNSPFEPQGATGRWYWEADSIKVPTLFSALRKVGKKTAAVMWPVTVGAPVDFLVPEVWSLDSTVERILPMRQLATPGLVEELEREATGRLDVRRNFHGDWLTRDDRLGAMAAHILETRRPALTALHLIGTDHFQHEAGRSGDRVARAVSAIDRAVGQLVDAAERAGILDRTTFIITGDHGFVNTQLQVNPNVRLAGAGLLDSARGPTWRTVFHVEGGAAFLHLRDSRDTAAVTAARRALAAAPAAERRLYRVVERAELDRIGADPRVPFALTASNGVRMGSARTGAAVRASSGGTHGHFPTDMPEILTGFVAWGAGVREGMVVPIMDLTDVAPLIATLLGVPFPALDGVLQSGMLRR, from the coding sequence ATGATCAGCACGAAGAACCTCCGCTCTGTCGCGTCCATCGCGCTTCGGTATATGGCCGCGGTGGGCGCCCTCGTGGGGGCAGTCACGCCGGGGGCGACAGCGCTCCGCGCGCAGTCGGCCCCATCCGACCACGTGGTGCTCATCTCCATCGATGGCCTCCGCCCCGAGTTCTATCGCGATGCGGCGGCGTTCGGCGCCCCCACAATCCAACAGATGGCGCGCGACGGCGCGCACGCCCTTGGCGTACGGGGGGTGTTTCCGTCGGTCACCTATCCCTCGCACACGACGCTGTTCACCGGTGCCACGCCGCTGCGCCACGGCATCTACTACAACAGCCCGTTCGAGCCGCAGGGAGCGACGGGTCGGTGGTATTGGGAGGCGGATTCCATCAAGGTGCCGACGCTGTTCTCGGCCCTGCGAAAGGTCGGCAAGAAGACCGCCGCCGTGATGTGGCCGGTAACAGTCGGCGCACCGGTGGACTTTCTGGTCCCTGAGGTCTGGTCACTCGACAGCACGGTCGAGCGGATCCTGCCGATGCGTCAGCTCGCCACGCCGGGATTGGTGGAGGAGCTCGAGCGCGAGGCGACTGGCCGCCTCGATGTGCGTCGCAATTTCCATGGCGACTGGCTGACGCGTGATGACCGACTGGGGGCCATGGCGGCGCATATTCTCGAAACCCGTCGTCCCGCGCTCACCGCGCTGCATCTCATCGGCACCGATCACTTCCAGCACGAAGCGGGGCGCTCAGGCGATCGTGTGGCACGCGCCGTCTCCGCGATCGACCGCGCGGTGGGGCAACTGGTGGACGCCGCGGAGCGCGCGGGCATTCTCGATCGCACCACGTTCATCATCACCGGCGATCACGGCTTCGTGAATACCCAGTTGCAGGTGAACCCGAACGTGCGTCTGGCCGGCGCCGGACTGCTCGACAGTGCGCGCGGTCCCACCTGGCGTACCGTCTTTCACGTGGAAGGCGGCGCAGCGTTCCTGCACCTGCGAGACTCGCGTGACACCGCGGCCGTGACCGCCGCGCGTCGGGCCCTCGCGGCCGCGCCCGCGGCAGAGCGGCGCCTCTATCGCGTGGTCGAACGGGCCGAACTGGATCGGATCGGTGCCGACCCTCGGGTGCCGTTCGCGCTCACGGCGAGCAATGGCGTGCGGATGGGCAGCGCGCGAACGGGTGCGGCGGTGCGCGCCTCGAGCGGCGGCACACACGGACACTTTCCCACGGACATGCCGGAGATTCTCACGGGGTTCGTGGCCTGGGGTGCGGGAGTACGCGAGGGCATGGTCGTCCCGATCATGGACCTCACCGATGTGGCCCCGCTCATTGCCACACTGCTGGGTGTGCCGTTTCCTGCACTCGACGGGGTGCTCCAGTCCGGGATGCTCCGGCGGTAG
- a CDS encoding serine/threonine-protein kinase: MNAVVLNPESRVTQFKICPRCGDAYDDNVDFCAKDGTRLIRSGQSADLVGTVIAERYRIESRLGEGGMGQVYLGEHVRMRRKSAIKIMRSALMNEPEALQRFTREAENASQLSHPNIAAIFDFGDTGDGMVYLAMEYVDGGSLDDLLHAEALHPDVAADIIGQAADGLQAAHDKNMLHRDIKPDNIMLARRHDGTYLVKLVDFGIARTYGVSDQKVTRTGFAVGTPQYMSPEQLAGEGLDPRSDQYALALVAYLALTGKPAFSGESTKESLIQRLTSRPQALRDAREDVEWPETLQDVFNRALSPEPADRYDTVIAFAEELMMAISTMTPSQTAELYRRALDVRTASLVARTPGSAVSLSSGERTSVSREPPATASTTGATATVGDATPPKARWPYVAGGVAAVSVALTLWAVNRDVPVPVPASDSPAAPATVMTDSAATVAVAAMSAPKSDSMRPPSAASLAGLPGTAAGRSGKPGAAGAAGKRDSTRRGRNDSARTDAAKRAKAMADSIADVAASRSRYPDAPLRAMIARGIDTRAHQHRFDDLRVVVMPTPLVVWRAEQVNSWKSTYKRSDGSGYDIADPIERWSGWTRAAASRRAGYVMEVSSDRTPWPKTDPERLVDFKRGDVASVELLRDGQAVPLDGGSIVPAVAIPDVQASGNRPVFNAFVAQLPPTAFQPREDGSQPRFELVVRDTKRGNVVKTTLPGALATRLYNELAPWRDALAR; the protein is encoded by the coding sequence ATGAATGCCGTGGTCCTCAACCCCGAGTCGCGCGTGACTCAGTTCAAGATCTGCCCGCGTTGCGGTGATGCATACGACGACAACGTGGATTTCTGCGCCAAGGATGGCACCCGCCTGATCCGCTCAGGCCAGAGTGCAGACTTGGTGGGAACCGTCATCGCCGAGCGTTATCGTATCGAGTCGCGGCTGGGTGAAGGCGGTATGGGGCAGGTGTATCTCGGCGAGCATGTTCGCATGCGGCGCAAGAGCGCCATCAAGATCATGCGTTCGGCCTTGATGAACGAACCCGAAGCGCTGCAGCGCTTTACCCGCGAAGCGGAGAACGCGAGTCAGCTGTCGCATCCGAACATCGCCGCCATCTTCGATTTCGGCGACACGGGCGACGGCATGGTGTACCTCGCCATGGAGTATGTCGACGGCGGCTCGCTGGACGATCTGCTGCACGCCGAAGCGTTGCACCCGGACGTGGCCGCCGACATCATCGGTCAGGCCGCCGACGGGCTGCAGGCCGCGCACGACAAGAACATGCTGCATCGGGACATCAAGCCTGACAACATCATGCTCGCGCGTCGCCACGACGGCACGTATCTCGTGAAGCTGGTGGACTTCGGCATTGCGCGCACGTACGGCGTGAGTGACCAGAAGGTCACGCGCACCGGCTTCGCCGTGGGGACCCCGCAGTACATGTCGCCCGAGCAGCTGGCCGGCGAGGGCCTGGACCCACGCAGCGATCAGTACGCCCTGGCGTTGGTGGCGTACCTTGCTCTCACGGGCAAACCGGCATTCTCCGGCGAGAGCACGAAAGAGTCGCTCATTCAGCGACTCACCAGCCGTCCGCAGGCGTTGCGGGATGCGCGCGAAGACGTGGAGTGGCCGGAAACGCTGCAGGATGTATTCAATCGGGCGCTCTCACCGGAGCCCGCCGACCGCTACGACACGGTCATCGCGTTCGCGGAAGAGCTCATGATGGCGATCAGCACGATGACGCCCAGCCAGACGGCGGAACTGTATCGGCGCGCGCTCGACGTGCGCACGGCGAGTCTCGTGGCCCGCACGCCCGGTTCCGCCGTGAGCCTCTCGTCGGGGGAGCGCACGAGCGTGTCGCGCGAGCCCCCGGCGACGGCCTCCACGACCGGGGCGACCGCGACGGTGGGTGACGCGACACCGCCCAAGGCCCGATGGCCATACGTGGCGGGCGGAGTCGCTGCGGTGTCGGTGGCGTTGACGCTCTGGGCGGTCAATCGTGACGTCCCGGTGCCGGTACCCGCCAGCGATTCTCCCGCTGCGCCGGCCACGGTGATGACGGATTCGGCCGCCACCGTGGCGGTCGCCGCCATGTCGGCGCCGAAGTCGGACAGTATGCGCCCGCCGAGTGCCGCGTCGTTGGCCGGACTCCCCGGCACCGCCGCCGGACGCTCGGGCAAACCGGGCGCCGCTGGCGCGGCGGGCAAGCGAGATTCCACCAGACGCGGACGGAACGACAGCGCGCGCACCGACGCGGCCAAGCGCGCGAAGGCAATGGCGGACAGCATCGCCGACGTCGCGGCCTCCCGCTCGCGCTACCCCGATGCGCCGCTGCGCGCCATGATCGCGCGTGGTATCGACACCAGGGCGCATCAGCATCGCTTCGACGACCTGCGCGTGGTGGTGATGCCCACGCCGCTGGTGGTCTGGCGGGCCGAACAGGTGAACAGCTGGAAGTCCACGTACAAGCGCAGCGATGGATCCGGTTACGATATCGCCGACCCGATCGAACGGTGGAGTGGCTGGACGCGTGCTGCGGCCAGTCGACGCGCCGGGTATGTGATGGAAGTGTCGTCGGACCGCACGCCCTGGCCCAAGACCGACCCCGAACGGCTGGTGGACTTCAAGCGCGGCGACGTCGCGTCGGTGGAGCTGCTGCGTGATGGGCAGGCGGTCCCGCTCGATGGCGGTTCGATCGTGCCGGCGGTGGCGATTCCCGACGTGCAAGCCTCGGGCAATCGTCCGGTCTTCAACGCCTTCGTGGCACAGTTGCCGCCCACGGCCTTTCAGCCGCGAGAAGACGGATCACAGCCCCGTTTCGAGCTCGTAGTGCGTGACACGAAACGCGGGAACGTGGTGAAGACCACGCTCCCCGGCGCGCTGGCGACGCGCCTGTACAACGAACTCGCCCCCTGGCGCGACGCGTTGGCGCGGTGA
- a CDS encoding TonB-dependent receptor has translation MVGRLRFVLTLGAVLAYTLGSRSLLAQGTDAAIGGRVVDSTGTPLPSVEVIVRNASTGYTGRGQTRADGRFLFPQLPLGRNYAVTVRRIGYQAQLRDSLTLSLGDRLELVFRLVPSAANLEPVRVTDEIGTGARRERLGASTKVSAREIEELPVQNRNFTDLALLAPTTSGGGFNIGGARATSTDVRIDGVSARNQLGGGQVGRGPFTLSLAAIREFEIVTNSYDVTQGRQGGGAISAVTKSGTNTVESNAFVFHRDESLSATEDFLGRSRALRQQRITQWGGSVGGPIIKDKLHYFVAFDRQDQQEPFFVLDLRDQQEEIQARIARDSLTRLVDVLQRRYGMDPAQAFGAYSRAPVANTLFARLDYRLNDKHLLTIRNNFSDWNNPQSGVNDQGRPLLAEARNSFNSLENGGLVSLRSTLSPNVQNEAKLAVSYAQRAWEPNAVLPRGEVLINSRLPDGSNGQVTVQFGGHRFAPERNRETQYQLVNTTFMQRGRQTISFGVDNSLTYLNTYLSIETGGQYNFNSLADLEAGRAARYRRNVPLLEPEPTARQWVLDAAAFAQTEWQLTPRLTTTLGVRYDVTSFLTAARYNPTLDQALGLRTDRTPTDWDNIQPRASLVWDATGDGRNLLRAGAGVFTAQPHYYAHVNHILNSGMEQAGIDVRGAQVPAPDYVAFRRDRSTIPGLLPGVPTATRVDLISPDFEVPSTAKANLSYQRRIASWLTAGTSLFYARTWDNYHYVDRNRAAQPFFTLDNELNRPIYVPTSSIDAAGNTFITNSFQTQAIGRVLELVPEGSLEQKTWTVELGASPYRDAALNASYTLNSTRDNTSYNCCVAGTALNTATAGDPRNLGSLWGRSDSDFRHKLVLFGSLPSVYGFRISARYVGSSGSPFSLVTSRDINADGSPNSNDLAFLFDPAAPGTPAAIATGMQQLMDNRASIVADYVRENLGRFAERNALYNPWQDRLDLRVAKTIRTFGGQAAELTIDVFNLPNLLNSDWGAIYSAGSAQNLLNVTGFDQATRRYRYTVNQNAGVLRKSGNPYQIQAGLAYKF, from the coding sequence ATGGTTGGTCGCTTGCGTTTCGTGCTGACGCTCGGTGCAGTACTCGCGTATACCCTGGGCAGTCGCTCGCTGTTGGCACAGGGTACCGACGCGGCCATCGGCGGCCGCGTCGTCGATAGCACTGGGACACCGCTGCCCAGCGTGGAGGTCATCGTGCGCAACGCCTCCACCGGGTATACCGGTCGCGGACAGACACGAGCGGATGGCCGCTTCCTGTTCCCGCAGTTGCCCCTCGGCCGGAACTACGCGGTGACTGTGCGCCGCATCGGCTATCAGGCGCAGCTTCGCGACTCATTGACGCTGTCGCTGGGTGATCGGCTGGAACTCGTGTTCCGTCTCGTGCCGTCGGCGGCCAACCTCGAGCCCGTGCGCGTCACCGACGAAATCGGGACTGGCGCGCGTCGTGAACGGCTAGGCGCATCGACCAAGGTCTCAGCGCGGGAGATCGAGGAACTGCCGGTGCAGAATCGCAACTTCACCGACCTTGCCCTGCTCGCGCCCACCACATCGGGCGGCGGCTTCAACATTGGTGGTGCACGAGCCACCTCGACCGATGTGCGCATCGACGGCGTGTCCGCGCGCAACCAGCTGGGTGGCGGTCAGGTGGGGCGCGGGCCCTTCACGCTATCGCTGGCCGCCATCCGCGAATTCGAAATCGTCACCAACTCCTACGACGTCACGCAAGGCCGTCAGGGGGGCGGCGCCATCAGTGCCGTGACCAAGAGCGGCACGAACACGGTGGAGTCCAACGCCTTCGTCTTTCATCGCGACGAAAGCTTGTCGGCAACGGAGGACTTCCTCGGACGCAGTCGGGCGTTGCGACAGCAGCGCATCACGCAGTGGGGTGGGTCCGTCGGTGGGCCCATCATCAAGGACAAGCTGCACTACTTCGTGGCCTTCGATCGGCAGGATCAGCAGGAACCGTTCTTCGTGCTGGACCTGCGTGACCAGCAGGAGGAGATCCAGGCCCGCATTGCGCGCGACTCGCTGACCCGTCTCGTGGACGTCCTCCAGCGGCGCTACGGCATGGATCCGGCCCAGGCGTTCGGCGCATACAGTCGCGCTCCGGTGGCGAATACGCTCTTTGCACGCCTCGACTACCGCCTGAACGACAAGCATCTGCTCACGATTCGCAACAACTTCTCCGATTGGAACAACCCGCAGAGTGGGGTCAACGATCAGGGCCGTCCCCTGCTGGCGGAGGCGCGCAACAGCTTCAACTCCCTCGAGAACGGCGGTCTCGTCTCGCTTCGCTCCACTCTGTCCCCGAACGTCCAGAACGAAGCGAAGCTGGCGGTGAGCTACGCGCAGCGCGCCTGGGAACCCAACGCCGTGCTGCCGCGTGGTGAGGTCCTCATCAACTCCCGGCTTCCCGATGGCTCGAACGGCCAGGTCACGGTCCAGTTTGGCGGTCATCGGTTCGCGCCCGAGCGCAATCGCGAAACGCAGTATCAGCTGGTGAACACCACCTTCATGCAGCGCGGTCGGCAGACCATCTCCTTTGGTGTGGATAACTCGCTGACCTATCTCAACACCTACCTGTCCATTGAGACGGGCGGTCAGTACAACTTCAACTCTCTTGCCGATCTCGAGGCCGGCCGGGCCGCGCGCTATCGCCGCAACGTGCCACTGCTCGAACCGGAGCCGACCGCGCGGCAATGGGTGCTTGATGCTGCCGCCTTTGCCCAGACGGAGTGGCAACTTACGCCGCGGCTGACCACGACGCTGGGCGTGCGCTACGATGTGACGAGTTTCCTCACGGCTGCGCGCTACAACCCGACACTCGATCAGGCGCTGGGGCTGCGCACGGATCGCACGCCTACCGACTGGGACAACATCCAGCCCCGCGCGTCACTCGTGTGGGATGCCACCGGTGATGGCCGCAATCTGCTGCGCGCCGGTGCCGGCGTGTTCACGGCGCAGCCCCACTACTACGCGCACGTGAACCACATCCTGAACAGCGGGATGGAGCAGGCCGGTATCGACGTGCGTGGGGCGCAGGTGCCCGCCCCCGACTACGTGGCGTTCCGGCGTGATCGCAGCACGATTCCCGGCTTGCTGCCGGGGGTGCCGACGGCCACCCGCGTGGATCTCATCAGCCCGGACTTCGAGGTGCCCAGCACGGCCAAGGCCAACCTGTCGTACCAACGTCGCATCGCCAGCTGGCTGACTGCTGGCACGTCGCTGTTCTACGCGCGGACCTGGGACAATTACCACTACGTGGATCGCAATCGCGCCGCCCAGCCGTTCTTCACCCTCGACAACGAACTGAATCGTCCCATCTATGTGCCGACCTCCAGCATCGATGCGGCGGGCAACACGTTCATCACGAACTCGTTCCAGACGCAGGCGATCGGCCGCGTCCTGGAGCTGGTGCCGGAGGGCTCGCTCGAGCAGAAGACGTGGACGGTGGAGCTGGGGGCCAGCCCCTACCGCGACGCCGCGCTGAACGCCTCGTACACGCTCAACAGCACGCGCGACAATACGTCGTACAACTGCTGCGTGGCCGGCACGGCGCTCAACACGGCCACGGCCGGTGACCCTCGGAACCTGGGCAGCCTGTGGGGGCGCTCCGACAGCGACTTCCGGCACAAGCTCGTGCTCTTCGGCTCGCTGCCGTCGGTGTATGGCTTCCGCATCAGTGCCCGCTACGTGGGATCGAGCGGGTCCCCGTTCTCGCTGGTGACCAGTCGTGACATCAACGCCGACGGCTCGCCGAATTCGAATGATCTGGCCTTCCTCTTCGATCCGGCGGCGCCCGGTACGCCCGCTGCCATCGCCACGGGCATGCAGCAGCTCATGGACAACCGCGCCAGCATCGTCGCCGACTACGTACGCGAGAACCTCGGCCGCTTCGCCGAGCGCAACGCCCTGTACAATCCCTGGCAGGATCGTCTCGATCTCCGAGTCGCCAAGACCATTCGCACCTTCGGCGGTCAGGCCGCCGAGCTCACCATCGACGTGTTCAACCTGCCGAACCTGTTGAACAGCGACTGGGGTGCCATCTATTCGGCGGGGTCTGCACAGAACCTGCTCAACGTGACCGGGTTCGATCAGGCCACGCGGCGCTATCGCTACACCGTGAACCAGAATGCTGGTGTGCTGCGCAAGTCGGGCAATCCGTACCAGATCCAGGCCGGACTGGCCTACAAGTTCTGA